The Lycium barbarum isolate Lr01 chromosome 9, ASM1917538v2, whole genome shotgun sequence genome has a segment encoding these proteins:
- the LOC132610281 gene encoding deacetoxyvindoline 4-hydroxylase-like: MSGTADCQAELTMDYDPLKEIKAFDDTKAGVKGLVDAGIVEIPRFFIRPPHELAEELKLGKSTLQVPVIDLSGIEIQDRRKKIVDEIREASEKWGFFQLINHGVPPSVLEGMIDGIREFHEQDAEVKKEYYSRDRGRSVRYESNPHMYQTKNAQWRDTLSISTLASGHIEPEEIPAICRKTSLEYINHVMKLGEIILGLLSEALGLKPDHLKATECDKGQVFVCHYYPACPQPELTLGAAKHTDPAFLAFLLQDQIGGLQVMHDNQWVNVEPIEHGLVVSIADFLQILSNDKFVSADHRVVANKIGPRMSVASFFTGVFEPPKMYGPIKELISEENPALYKEFLASDYITKFFSKPLDKSGLDLFRL; this comes from the exons ATGTCCGGAACTGCAGATTGTCAAGCTGAATTAACAATGGATTACGATCCGTTGAAGGAAATAAAAGCTTTTGACGATACAAAAGCTGGTGTTAAGGGACTAGTTGATGCTGGCATAGTAGAAATACCAAGATTTTTCATTAGGCCACCTCATGAACTTGCTGAAGAGTTGAAGCTGGGAAAGTCAACTCTACAGGTTCCAGTGATTGATCTCAGTGGCATAGAGATTCAAGATCGACGTAAGAAGATTGTCGATGAAATAAGGGAAGCATCAGAGAAGTGGGGATTTTTCCAACTGATAAATCATGGGGTTCCTCCAAGTGTTTTGGAAGGAATGATTGATGGGATTCGTGAGTTTCATGAACAAGATGCTGAAGTGAAGAAAGAGTACTATTCGCGCGATAGAGGGAGAAGCGTTAGATACGAGAGCAATCCTCATATGTATCAAACAAAGAATGCACAGTGGAGGGATACATTGAGCATTTCTACACTAGCTTCTGGTCACATTGAACCTGAAGAAATACCAGCAATTTGCAG GAAAACATCTCTCGAGTACATAAATCATGTGATGAAACTAGGGGAAATTATTCTTGGCTTACTATCAGAAGCTCTTGGGCTAAAACCTGACCACTTGAAAGCCACAGAATGTGATAAAGGACAAGTATTTGTATGCCATTATTACCCAGCATGCCCCCAGCCAGAGCTAACTCTTGGTGCCGCTAAGCATACAGATCCTGCTTTCCTCGCCTTTCTGCTGCAAGATCAAATTGGCGGCCTTCAAGTCATGCATGATAACCAATGGGTCAATGTTGAACCGATTGAACATGGATTGGTTGTTAGTATTGCTGACTTTCTTCAG ATCCTATCAAACGACAAGTTTGTAAGCGCAGACCATAGAGTTGTAGCGAATAAGATAGGACCAAGGATGTCAGTGGCAAGCTTTTTCACCGGTGTTTTTGAACCTCCAAAGATGTATGGTCCAATCAAAGAGCTCATATCAGAAGAAAACCCCGCACTATATAAAGAATTTCTTGCGAGCGATTACATTACAAAGTTTTTCTCCAAGCCACTTGATAAGTCTGGTCTTGATCTTTTCAGACTGTGA